In Arsenicicoccus dermatophilus, a genomic segment contains:
- a CDS encoding HAD family hydrolase, with protein MDWTRYDAALFDLDGVVTPTAIVHMRAWSEMFNAFLATRGVTEPYTDADYFAHVDGKPRYDGVRSFLASRDIVLPEGDPTDGPDAETVAGLGNRKNAAFMEVLHRDGMQAYPGSLHLLDHLTTLGTKVAVVSSSQNARPVLEAAGLIDRFPVIVDGLVARQEGLPGKPAPDTFLAAAARLGVAKERAVVLEDAESGVAAGRAGDFGLVIGVDRGAGVEALTRNGADLVVSDLDELVK; from the coding sequence GTGGACTGGACCAGATACGACGCTGCTCTCTTCGACCTCGACGGGGTCGTCACCCCTACCGCGATCGTGCACATGCGTGCGTGGAGCGAGATGTTCAACGCCTTCCTCGCGACCCGGGGAGTGACCGAGCCCTACACCGACGCCGACTACTTCGCGCACGTGGACGGCAAGCCCCGGTATGACGGGGTGCGGTCCTTCCTCGCCTCCCGCGACATCGTGCTGCCCGAGGGCGACCCCACCGACGGCCCCGACGCGGAGACCGTCGCCGGCCTCGGCAACCGCAAGAACGCCGCCTTCATGGAGGTGCTGCACCGCGACGGCATGCAGGCCTACCCCGGCTCGCTGCACCTGCTCGACCACCTGACCACCCTCGGCACCAAGGTCGCGGTGGTCTCCTCCTCCCAGAACGCCCGCCCCGTGCTCGAGGCCGCCGGCCTGATCGACCGCTTCCCGGTGATCGTCGACGGCCTGGTCGCCCGGCAGGAGGGCCTGCCCGGCAAGCCCGCCCCCGACACCTTCCTCGCCGCCGCCGCGCGCCTGGGGGTGGCGAAGGAACGCGCCGTCGTCCTGGAGGACGCCGAGTCCGGCGTGGCCGCCGGGCGGGCCGGCGACTTCGGCCTGGTCATCGGCGTGGACCGCGGCGCGGGCGTCGAGGCGCTCACCCGCAACGGCGCCGACCTCGTCGTCTCCGACCTCGACGAGCTGGTGAAGTGA
- a CDS encoding ROK family protein, with protein sequence MTASGRMPEGPATDARRTVAGIEMGGTKVVCALAGGPDDLRARTSIPTTEPGATLDAIGAWLREQQDAGERIDALGVAAFGPVCLDRDDAAYGHITSTPKPGWQDTDVVGALRGHLDVPIAWDTDVNGAAVGELRWGAGQDVDSLVYLTVGTGIGGGAVLDGRPVHGLLHPEMGHLMVNPHPADDYPGRCPYHGRCVEGMASGPAFADRFGARLETLDPDRQRQAAGLAGYYVGQLIAGIVLTLSPHRIVVGGGVPHLAGALEAMRGELVDRLGGYVRRPEILGGAGEYVVAPGLGDDAGVLGAVALGLDALAARRAG encoded by the coding sequence ATGACTGCTTCAGGACGTATGCCGGAAGGTCCCGCCACCGACGCCCGCCGCACCGTCGCCGGGATCGAGATGGGTGGCACCAAGGTCGTGTGCGCGCTCGCCGGCGGTCCCGACGACCTGCGTGCCCGGACCTCCATCCCCACGACCGAGCCCGGGGCCACCCTGGACGCGATCGGCGCCTGGCTGCGCGAGCAGCAGGACGCCGGAGAGCGGATCGACGCGTTGGGGGTCGCGGCCTTCGGCCCGGTGTGCCTGGACCGGGACGACGCGGCCTACGGCCACATCACCTCGACCCCCAAGCCGGGCTGGCAGGACACCGACGTGGTGGGCGCGCTGCGTGGCCACCTGGACGTGCCGATCGCCTGGGACACCGACGTCAACGGGGCGGCGGTCGGCGAGCTGCGCTGGGGCGCAGGGCAGGACGTCGACTCGCTGGTCTATCTCACGGTCGGCACCGGGATCGGGGGCGGCGCCGTCCTCGACGGCCGCCCGGTCCACGGGCTGCTCCATCCCGAGATGGGTCACCTGATGGTCAACCCGCACCCCGCCGACGACTACCCGGGCCGGTGCCCTTACCACGGGCGGTGCGTGGAGGGCATGGCGAGCGGCCCGGCCTTCGCCGACCGCTTCGGGGCACGGCTGGAGACGCTCGACCCCGACCGGCAGCGCCAGGCCGCCGGGCTCGCGGGCTACTACGTCGGGCAGCTGATCGCCGGCATCGTCCTGACCCTGTCCCCGCACCGGATCGTGGTCGGTGGCGGTGTGCCGCACCTGGCAGGGGCGCTGGAGGCCATGCGCGGCGAGCTCGTCGACCGGCTGGGGGGCTACGTGCGGCGGCCCGAGATCCTCGGCGGGGCCGGGGAGTACGTCGTGGCGCCCGGCCTCGGTGACGACGCCGGCGTCCTCGGGGCGGTCGCCCTCGGGCTGGACGCGCTGGCCGCCCGCCGAGCGGGGTGA
- the hrpB gene encoding ATP-dependent helicase HrpB, whose translation MTPAATSAAGPGSFDLAAIGAGLPFAAALADLRAALAGGVAVVQAPPGTGKTTLVPPAVAQHCAEQGLVGRVVAVQPRRVAARAAAARLAALTGTPVGDLVGYTVRGERRCSDGTLVEVVTPGILLRRLLADAALDGTAAVVLDEVHERGLETDLLVGLLTDLRQLREDLVLVAMSATVDAAAFAGLLGGDEPAPVVDCPSALHPLTVRWAPPAGPRTDERGVSREFLRHLAVRAAEEHAAELASDPEVDALVFVPGAWEVGRVAAHLREIAHGTEVLELHGQVGPREQDRAVGGRVPGDPPRVVVSTSLAESSLTVPGVRLVVDGGLAREPRRDAARGMSGLVTVTCSRASADQRAGRAARLGPGVVVRCYDETTYAGMPAHVTPQIATSDLTDAALQLACWGTPGGVGLALPTPPPARALADAVATLRRLGAVDASGAATETGHRLGRAPVPVRLARALVDGSPLVGTQLAAEVVAALSDDLRAPGADLTALVRELRSGHPASSRWRAEVRRLARTASSGSPAAAPTTTPAAGPDHPAGLVVALAHPERVARRTDGGTYLLASGTRAALPQGSPLAGALWLAVAEVARASGRVASGTGAVIRCAAALDQDAAELAAAHLLVDEVRATLTGGTVRARSVRAIGAIELTSTPVPPTPEAAHAAIRDDLRDKGIAALSWSPAATALRDRLALLHARLGAPWPDLSDEALLERLDDWLAPEIDAVARGRRWGAVDLVDPLRRLLPWPQAARLDELVPERLQVASGNHPRITYPPHDDPTGRPVVRVKLQECFGWAATPTVVDGRVPITFHLLSPAQRPLAITDDLASFWSGPYQQVRAEMRGRYPRHPWPEDPWSAPATARVKPRG comes from the coding sequence GTGACCCCTGCCGCCACGAGCGCCGCCGGTCCGGGCTCCTTCGACCTCGCCGCGATCGGGGCCGGGCTGCCCTTCGCCGCGGCGCTGGCCGACCTGCGGGCCGCGCTCGCGGGCGGGGTGGCCGTGGTCCAGGCGCCGCCGGGCACCGGCAAGACCACCCTCGTGCCCCCCGCGGTCGCGCAGCACTGCGCCGAGCAGGGACTGGTCGGCCGCGTCGTCGCGGTCCAGCCGCGCCGCGTGGCGGCGCGGGCGGCGGCGGCGCGGCTGGCAGCGCTGACCGGGACCCCGGTGGGCGACCTGGTGGGCTACACCGTCCGCGGCGAACGACGCTGCAGCGACGGCACGCTCGTCGAGGTGGTCACCCCCGGCATACTCCTGCGCCGGCTCCTGGCCGACGCCGCCCTGGACGGGACCGCCGCCGTGGTCCTGGACGAGGTGCACGAGCGCGGGCTGGAGACCGACCTGCTCGTCGGCCTGCTCACCGACCTGCGCCAGCTGCGCGAGGACCTGGTCCTGGTGGCCATGTCCGCGACGGTGGACGCGGCGGCCTTCGCCGGGCTGCTGGGCGGGGACGAGCCGGCGCCCGTCGTCGACTGCCCGTCCGCGCTGCACCCGCTCACGGTGCGCTGGGCGCCCCCGGCCGGGCCCCGCACCGACGAGCGCGGGGTGTCCCGGGAGTTCCTGCGGCACCTGGCGGTCCGGGCGGCCGAGGAGCACGCGGCCGAGCTGGCGAGCGACCCCGAGGTGGACGCGCTCGTCTTCGTGCCCGGCGCCTGGGAGGTCGGGCGGGTCGCCGCCCACCTGCGCGAGATCGCCCACGGCACCGAGGTGCTCGAGCTGCACGGGCAGGTGGGCCCGCGCGAGCAGGACCGGGCGGTGGGCGGCCGGGTCCCGGGCGACCCGCCCCGCGTCGTGGTCAGCACCTCCCTCGCCGAGTCCTCGCTCACCGTGCCCGGGGTGCGGCTCGTCGTCGACGGTGGCCTGGCGCGCGAGCCCCGCCGCGACGCCGCCCGCGGCATGTCCGGCCTGGTCACCGTCACCTGCTCGCGGGCCTCGGCCGACCAGCGCGCCGGTCGCGCCGCGCGGCTCGGCCCGGGCGTCGTGGTGCGCTGCTACGACGAGACGACCTATGCCGGGATGCCCGCCCACGTCACCCCGCAGATCGCGACCAGCGACCTCACCGACGCGGCGCTGCAGCTCGCCTGCTGGGGGACGCCGGGCGGGGTCGGCCTCGCGCTGCCGACGCCCCCACCGGCCCGCGCCCTGGCCGACGCCGTCGCCACCCTGCGCCGCCTGGGCGCGGTGGACGCCTCGGGTGCGGCCACCGAGACCGGGCACCGGCTCGGGCGAGCACCCGTGCCGGTGCGGCTCGCCCGCGCCCTGGTCGACGGATCGCCGCTCGTGGGCACGCAGCTCGCCGCCGAGGTGGTCGCCGCCCTGTCCGACGACCTGCGCGCGCCGGGCGCCGACCTGACGGCGCTGGTGCGGGAGCTGCGGTCCGGGCACCCCGCGTCGTCGCGATGGCGGGCCGAGGTGCGCCGGCTGGCCAGGACGGCGTCGTCCGGCTCCCCCGCCGCAGCCCCCACCACGACCCCCGCCGCCGGGCCGGACCACCCCGCAGGTCTGGTCGTGGCGCTCGCGCACCCCGAGCGGGTCGCCCGCCGCACCGACGGCGGCACCTATCTCCTGGCGAGCGGCACGAGAGCCGCCCTGCCCCAGGGCAGCCCGCTGGCGGGAGCGCTGTGGCTGGCCGTCGCGGAGGTGGCCCGCGCGAGCGGGCGGGTCGCGTCGGGCACCGGAGCCGTGATCCGGTGCGCCGCCGCCCTGGACCAGGACGCCGCGGAGCTCGCCGCCGCCCACCTGCTCGTCGACGAGGTCCGCGCCACGCTCACCGGAGGGACGGTCCGCGCCCGGTCGGTGCGGGCGATCGGCGCCATCGAGCTCACCTCGACCCCGGTGCCCCCGACGCCGGAGGCCGCGCACGCCGCCATACGGGATGACCTGCGGGACAAGGGGATCGCCGCGCTGTCCTGGTCCCCCGCCGCCACCGCGCTGCGAGATCGCCTGGCGCTGCTGCACGCCCGTCTCGGCGCTCCCTGGCCGGACCTGTCCGACGAGGCCCTGCTGGAACGGCTCGACGACTGGCTGGCCCCCGAGATCGACGCCGTCGCCCGCGGACGACGCTGGGGCGCCGTCGATCTCGTCGACCCGCTGCGACGGCTGCTGCCCTGGCCGCAGGCCGCCCGCCTGGACGAGCTGGTCCCCGAGCGCCTCCAGGTCGCGAGCGGCAACCACCCCCGGATCACCTATCCCCCGCACGACGACCCGACCGGTCGCCCGGTGGTGCGGGTCAAGCTGCAGGAGTGCTTCGGCTGGGCGGCGACGCCGACGGTCGTGGACGGGCGGGTGCCGATCACCTTCCACCTGCTGTCGCCCGCGCAGCGACCGCTCGCGATCACCGACGACCTGGCGTCCTTCTGGAGCGGTCCCTACCAGCAGGTGCGGGCCGAGATGCGCGGGCGCTACCCGCGTCACCCCTGGCCCGAGGACCCCTGGTCGGCCCCGGCGACCGCGCGCGTCAAGCCCCGCGGCTGA
- a CDS encoding NUDIX hydrolase, which translates to MTAPHPAVVDGVITVAALVVLDDDGRLLTVRKEGTERFMLPGGKLEPGETPARCASREAAEEVGVVVPVESLVLLDEFTAAAANEPGHQVRSTVYVAPRDQVHLSGPPQARGEIAEIRWLDMGSTLPDDLAPLLRDAVVPALTAGGPRR; encoded by the coding sequence ATGACCGCGCCCCACCCCGCCGTCGTCGACGGCGTCATCACCGTGGCCGCCCTCGTCGTGCTCGACGACGACGGTCGGCTGCTCACGGTGCGCAAGGAGGGGACCGAGCGGTTCATGCTGCCCGGCGGCAAGCTGGAGCCCGGGGAGACCCCGGCACGGTGCGCCTCCCGGGAGGCCGCGGAAGAGGTCGGTGTGGTCGTGCCCGTCGAGTCCCTCGTGCTGCTGGACGAGTTCACCGCCGCTGCGGCGAACGAGCCCGGACACCAGGTCCGCTCCACGGTGTATGTCGCGCCGCGCGACCAGGTCCACCTCTCCGGGCCTCCGCAGGCGCGCGGCGAGATCGCCGAGATCCGCTGGCTCGACATGGGATCCACGCTGCCGGACGACCTTGCCCCGCTGCTGCGGGACGCGGTGGTGCCGGCGCTGACGGCCGGTGGGCCGCGCAGGTGA